The following proteins are co-located in the Herpetosiphonaceae bacterium genome:
- a CDS encoding transposase produces MIGQTSLLVILVHLIDRVPVVPTPQHGPGRPKVYADHLFLKALVIMIVRHLHTVHELLTVLAQPTREMRELRHLLTINGQFPSRRTWERRLQALPDTLPAQIGCLGRVLVGLIQPWANSGRAVAVDSTVLRARGGVWHQKDRAAGRVPHTSIDTEAQWTKSGWHGWVYGWKLQLATTVAAVWIPLAAELTAANRADRELAPELLCRLPPEVRVVLGDRHYNTPLLHELCAEDERILVTTRYGRYPHTDGGVEVRRVFHKLRSVTIENFNEQFKGIFDGHGQVPTKGLTNTRRFALGAILVYQLMLWYRFEHNLDLRVGLKACLKAA; encoded by the coding sequence ATGATAGGCCAAACGAGCCTGCTTGTCATCTTGGTCCACCTGATTGATCGCGTCCCGGTCGTACCCACTCCGCAACATGGACCAGGCCGTCCGAAAGTGTATGCCGATCACCTGTTTCTGAAAGCCCTCGTGATCATGATTGTGCGCCATCTGCATACCGTGCATGAGTTGTTAACCGTGCTCGCCCAGCCGACCCGCGAAATGCGCGAATTGCGGCACCTGTTGACGATCAATGGGCAGTTTCCCTCGCGGCGCACCTGGGAGCGGCGGCTCCAAGCCCTCCCGGACACCTTGCCGGCCCAAATTGGCTGTTTGGGTCGTGTGTTGGTCGGTCTGATCCAACCCTGGGCGAATTCTGGTCGGGCGGTGGCGGTAGACAGTACTGTGCTGCGGGCGCGCGGTGGCGTCTGGCATCAGAAAGATCGAGCGGCTGGCCGCGTTCCACATACCTCGATTGATACCGAGGCCCAGTGGACGAAATCGGGCTGGCATGGCTGGGTCTATGGCTGGAAGTTGCAGCTTGCCACAACTGTTGCTGCTGTCTGGATTCCGCTGGCTGCTGAACTTACGGCTGCCAATCGTGCCGATCGTGAACTAGCCCCCGAGTTGCTCTGTCGCCTGCCACCCGAAGTACGGGTGGTGTTGGGCGATCGTCACTACAACACGCCGCTGTTGCACGAGTTGTGTGCTGAAGACGAGCGCATCTTGGTGACCACGCGCTATGGGCGCTACCCGCATACGGATGGAGGCGTTGAGGTGCGTCGCGTCTTCCACAAACTGCGGTCGGTCACGATCGAGAATTTTAATGAGCAGTTCAAAGGGATCTTCGATGGGCACGGCCAAGTTCCAACCAAAGGGTTGACCAACACCCGTCGCTTTGCGCTTGGGGCAATCCTGGTCTACCAGCTCATGTTGTGGTATCGCTTTGAGCACAACTTAGACCTGCGCGTCGGCTTAAAAGCCTGTCTGAAAGCCGCGTGA
- a CDS encoding metal-binding protein, whose amino-acid sequence MPGAHTHDRITLVTGIALAPAWWVLSPDHSLATVLTITGAHLISGLVFSCDLDIDSVEYRRWGILRFIWWPYKETIPHRSWLSHGLVIGPLLRLAYFGLIVYGLLWLVFNATNNIDLWQELQRSFVQNLREYSGQTYAFLLGFVTGGAAHSIPDWISTGTKRTWNQWTRF is encoded by the coding sequence ATGCCTGGCGCACACACACACGATAGAATCACCCTTGTCACCGGCATTGCCTTAGCGCCCGCGTGGTGGGTGCTCTCGCCCGATCATTCGCTGGCGACGGTTCTGACGATCACAGGCGCGCATCTGATCTCCGGCCTCGTCTTCTCCTGCGACCTCGACATCGACTCGGTTGAGTACCGTCGTTGGGGCATCTTGCGCTTCATCTGGTGGCCCTACAAAGAGACGATCCCGCATCGCTCGTGGCTGAGCCATGGCCTGGTGATCGGGCCGCTGCTGCGGCTGGCCTACTTTGGCCTGATCGTCTACGGCCTGCTGTGGCTCGTCTTCAACGCCACCAACAACATCGATCTCTGGCAGGAGCTTCAGCGCTCGTTTGTGCAAAACCTGCGCGAGTATTCGGGGCAGACCTACGCTTTCTTGTTGGGCTTCGTCACCGGCGGCGCGGCGCACTCGATCCCCGACTGGATCTCGACCGGCACGAAGCGCACCTGGAATCAGTGGACAAGGTTTTAG
- a CDS encoding ATP-binding protein, with the protein MDEIERLIAAGESEQIALLKERTRPEELAETLAALANRSGGTVLLGVGGRLRPKIEGLHNAAAAEELALEAALICTPPLLLPLPRRVARDEQAVLLLEVPAGLPHVYSVHGKYLIRDGVANVPIPPHTLRQLLLERGSVGWERLAAEATIADLDSAKIQQYLERVGPPALDDPYGWLQRRGCIIRRDGAESAAPPEQAFVPTNAGILLFARDIERHVPQCEITLVRYRGVEMSDEFERADVRDTLPEQARRAERWLRDNMRGGSKMVGLERQDWTEYPLAVVREALINAIAHRDYAVRGEGIRIALFGDRLECYSPGRLPGHVTVDNLREERYSRNEVLVQVLSDLGLIERLGYGIDRMLKLMSSEGLPPPSFRETAAGFLVTLQGRSIAEATQSGIDTSEWLRAGINERQIAALLWLAEHRRITNREYRELTPDISDETVRRDLADLVERGLLLRIGDRRGTYYILR; encoded by the coding sequence ATGGATGAGATCGAACGCCTGATTGCCGCCGGCGAGAGCGAGCAGATAGCCCTGCTGAAAGAGCGCACGCGGCCCGAAGAGCTGGCCGAGACGCTGGCCGCACTTGCCAACCGCAGCGGCGGCACCGTCCTGCTGGGCGTCGGCGGGCGGCTGCGGCCCAAGATCGAAGGGCTGCACAACGCCGCTGCCGCCGAAGAGCTGGCGCTGGAGGCCGCGCTGATCTGCACACCGCCGCTGCTGCTGCCGCTGCCGCGCCGCGTCGCGCGCGACGAGCAAGCCGTGCTGCTGCTCGAGGTTCCGGCGGGCCTGCCGCACGTCTATAGCGTCCACGGCAAATACCTGATCCGCGACGGCGTTGCCAACGTGCCGATCCCACCCCATACGTTACGTCAACTTTTACTCGAACGCGGCTCGGTCGGCTGGGAGCGGCTTGCCGCAGAGGCGACGATCGCCGATCTCGACTCGGCCAAGATCCAGCAGTACCTTGAGCGAGTCGGGCCACCTGCGCTGGACGATCCCTACGGCTGGCTCCAGCGTCGGGGCTGCATCATCCGCCGCGACGGAGCGGAGAGCGCAGCGCCGCCGGAGCAGGCGTTCGTACCGACCAATGCGGGCATTCTGCTGTTTGCGCGCGACATCGAGCGTCACGTGCCACAGTGCGAAATCACGCTGGTGCGCTATCGCGGCGTGGAGATGAGCGACGAGTTCGAGCGCGCCGATGTTCGCGATACACTGCCGGAGCAGGCCCGCCGGGCCGAGCGCTGGCTGCGCGACAACATGCGCGGCGGCTCGAAGATGGTCGGCCTGGAGCGCCAGGACTGGACCGAGTATCCGCTGGCGGTCGTGCGCGAGGCGCTGATTAATGCTATTGCCCACCGCGACTATGCCGTGCGCGGCGAGGGGATTCGCATCGCGCTCTTTGGCGATCGGCTCGAATGCTACTCGCCCGGACGCCTGCCGGGTCACGTCACGGTAGACAACTTACGCGAGGAGCGCTACTCGCGCAACGAGGTGCTGGTGCAGGTCTTGAGCGACCTGGGATTGATCGAGCGGCTCGGCTACGGCATCGACCGCATGCTCAAGCTGATGTCCAGCGAGGGCTTGCCGCCGCCGTCCTTCCGCGAGACGGCTGCCGGCTTTCTGGTGACATTGCAGGGCCGCAGCATCGCCGAGGCGACGCAGAGCGGCATCGACACGAGCGAGTGGCTGCGCGCCGGGATCAACGAGCGGCAGATCGCCGCGCTGCTGTGGCTGGCCGAGCATCGCCGCATTACGAACCGCGAGTATCGCGAGCTAACGCCCGATATTTCGGATGAGACAGTACGCCGCGATCTGGCCGATCTGGTGGAGCGCGGCTTGCTGCTGCGGATCGGCGACCGGCGAGGAACCTATTATATTTTGCGATAA
- a CDS encoding class I SAM-dependent methyltransferase has translation MPRVVRGRAGRMLKRNEILTEYGSTLARMMQAQIRPDPGTRILHLGSPGATELAEYLAPQLDASELVICVYTFDELEDTRAALAGLGNVHVINDLEDLDEDEPPFDIVSCIAPFHLGRDTVIELIDQGVARLAADGALYLGGDKQHEFDRYVEALGMLIRDPQQIASRGQYRIVAAQGRNLRKAGRIGGRRA, from the coding sequence ATGCCAAGGGTCGTTCGTGGCCGCGCTGGCCGCATGTTGAAACGCAACGAAATTCTCACCGAGTACGGCTCGACGCTCGCGCGGATGATGCAGGCGCAGATCCGGCCCGATCCGGGCACGCGCATCCTGCATCTCGGCAGCCCAGGCGCCACCGAGCTGGCCGAATACCTCGCGCCGCAGCTCGATGCGAGCGAGCTGGTGATCTGTGTCTATACGTTTGACGAGCTGGAAGATACACGCGCGGCGCTGGCCGGGCTGGGCAACGTGCATGTGATCAACGACCTGGAAGATCTGGACGAGGATGAGCCGCCATTCGACATCGTAAGCTGCATCGCGCCGTTCCATCTGGGCCGCGATACGGTGATCGAGCTGATCGATCAGGGCGTGGCGCGGCTTGCCGCAGATGGCGCGCTCTACCTCGGCGGCGATAAGCAGCACGAGTTCGACCGCTATGTCGAGGCGCTGGGGATGCTGATCCGCGATCCGCAGCAGATCGCCAGTCGCGGGCAGTACCGCATCGTGGCAGCGCAGGGCCGCAATCTGCGCAAAGCAGGCCGGATCGGCGGGCGGCGTGCCTAA
- a CDS encoding bifunctional homocysteine S-methyltransferase/methylenetetrahydrofolate reductase, producing MTHPFIERLQRAPLLADGAMGTQLYNHGVDFDQCFDALNLTNPRLVADIHRSYIEAGAELIETNTYGANRFKLEAHGLQDKVREINFRAMKIARDVREISGASVFIAGAVGPLGKLLEPYGHITSDQARAAFSEQIGALLEQGADLLILETFSDLREIILAIEVARSISDLPIIAQMTFAEDGRTPLGHTPEEVVVKLRAVGVDIIGVNCSVGSQRVFNIVEAMHIAAPDVRLSAQPNAGFPTERHNRVFYPSSPEYMARYAKRMIEEIGVSLVGGCCGTTPEHIAAMHGMLHDLNPDAPAGHVHHVEAAPKPKAVTAQTEPTRLARALEAGEFVVSVEIDPPRGHNPRKCLEGAQMLKEAGVQFINVADSPMSRVRMSALAMCAMIQDRTGLETILHFTTRDRSLMGLQSDLLGAHAMNVRNILALKGDPPSLADYPGTKGVFDVDTIGLVQVISGMNRGVDTAGNDIGMPTTFNIGVALDVNAADPDWEINRLHQKIAAGAHFAMTQIAYDAEALRAFLERLGPPPIPLVLGLLPLQSYRQAEFLKNEVPGIAPTDEALRRMKLAGAEGRKEGVKMAQELLLEVKDLVSGVYIMPSFGRYEVAAEVLSVL from the coding sequence ATGACGCATCCGTTTATCGAACGGCTCCAGCGCGCCCCGCTGCTTGCCGATGGCGCGATGGGCACGCAGCTCTATAACCACGGCGTCGACTTCGACCAGTGCTTCGACGCGCTGAACCTGACGAATCCGCGACTTGTCGCGGATATTCATCGCAGCTACATCGAGGCTGGCGCGGAGCTGATCGAAACCAATACCTACGGCGCGAATCGCTTCAAGCTCGAAGCACATGGCTTGCAGGACAAAGTCCGCGAGATTAACTTCCGCGCCATGAAGATCGCGCGCGACGTCCGCGAGATCTCCGGCGCGTCCGTGTTTATCGCCGGCGCGGTCGGGCCGCTGGGCAAGCTGCTGGAACCATACGGCCATATCACGTCCGATCAGGCGCGCGCGGCGTTTAGCGAGCAGATCGGCGCGCTGTTGGAGCAGGGCGCGGACCTGTTGATTCTGGAAACGTTCAGCGATCTGCGCGAGATCATCCTGGCGATCGAGGTCGCGCGCTCGATCAGCGACCTGCCGATCATCGCCCAGATGACCTTTGCCGAAGACGGTCGGACTCCGCTGGGCCACACGCCGGAGGAGGTCGTCGTCAAGCTGCGCGCCGTCGGCGTCGACATCATCGGCGTCAACTGCTCGGTCGGATCGCAGCGCGTCTTCAATATCGTCGAGGCGATGCACATTGCCGCGCCCGACGTGCGGCTATCGGCGCAGCCCAACGCGGGCTTTCCCACCGAGCGTCACAACCGCGTCTTCTACCCGTCGTCGCCGGAGTACATGGCGCGCTACGCCAAGCGCATGATCGAGGAGATCGGCGTGAGCCTGGTCGGCGGCTGCTGCGGCACCACGCCTGAGCATATCGCCGCGATGCACGGCATGCTGCACGATCTCAACCCCGACGCGCCTGCGGGCCACGTGCATCATGTGGAGGCAGCGCCCAAGCCCAAGGCCGTAACAGCGCAGACCGAGCCGACGCGGCTGGCGCGGGCGCTTGAGGCGGGCGAGTTCGTGGTCAGCGTAGAGATCGACCCGCCGCGCGGCCACAATCCGAGGAAATGCCTCGAAGGCGCGCAGATGCTCAAGGAGGCGGGCGTGCAGTTCATCAACGTCGCCGACTCGCCGATGTCGCGGGTGCGTATGAGCGCGCTGGCGATGTGCGCGATGATCCAGGATCGCACCGGCCTCGAAACGATCCTGCACTTCACCACCCGCGACCGCTCGCTGATGGGGCTGCAAAGCGATCTGCTGGGCGCGCACGCGATGAACGTCCGCAATATCCTGGCGCTCAAAGGCGATCCGCCGTCGCTGGCGGACTATCCCGGCACCAAGGGCGTCTTCGATGTCGATACGATCGGGCTGGTCCAGGTGATCAGCGGCATGAATCGCGGCGTCGATACCGCTGGCAACGACATCGGCATGCCCACGACCTTCAATATCGGCGTGGCGCTCGACGTGAACGCCGCCGATCCTGACTGGGAGATCAACCGGCTCCATCAAAAAATCGCGGCGGGTGCGCACTTCGCCATGACGCAGATTGCCTACGATGCCGAGGCGCTGCGGGCATTTCTGGAGCGCCTGGGACCGCCGCCGATCCCGCTGGTGCTTGGTCTGCTGCCGCTTCAGAGCTACCGCCAGGCTGAGTTCCTCAAAAACGAGGTGCCGGGCATCGCGCCCACCGACGAGGCGCTGCGCCGGATGAAGCTGGCGGGTGCCGAAGGCCGCAAGGAGGGCGTCAAGATGGCCCAGGAGCTGCTGCTTGAGGTCAAGGATCTCGTCAGCGGCGTGTATATCATGCCGTCGTTCGGGCGCTACGAGGTCGCGGCGGAGGTACTGTCGGTGCTGTAG